The proteins below are encoded in one region of Parvicella tangerina:
- a CDS encoding DinB family protein: protein MMEESLQELVELTKRYHDYLITLDEDTVNESKEGKWSINEEIIHLVLSISPIIRALKMPKFQIRLLFGTASRPVYSFSEVEKIYREELGQGAVAPKYYEPKKNKFNTSKELYDKWLNKTLELEKLLNKWDQNDLDKVLLPHPSLGKLTISELVHFTLIHSKSHLLKVKNPETF, encoded by the coding sequence ATGATGGAAGAGAGTTTGCAAGAGCTAGTTGAGTTGACCAAGCGGTATCACGATTATTTGATCACGCTGGATGAAGACACCGTGAACGAAAGTAAAGAGGGTAAGTGGTCCATCAATGAGGAGATCATTCATTTGGTGCTTTCAATATCTCCGATCATTAGAGCTCTCAAGATGCCCAAATTTCAAATTCGGTTGCTATTTGGTACGGCTAGTCGTCCTGTATACTCTTTTAGTGAGGTTGAAAAGATCTATCGGGAAGAGCTAGGACAAGGGGCTGTGGCTCCTAAGTATTATGAACCGAAGAAGAATAAGTTCAACACCTCAAAAGAGCTGTATGATAAATGGTTAAACAAAACCCTGGAATTAGAGAAGCTGCTGAATAAGTGGGATCAGAATGATTTGGATAAAGTATTGCTTCCACATCCTTCTCTAGGAAAACTAACCATATCTGAGCTGGTGCATTTTACATTAATTCATTCAAAGAGTCACTTATTAAAAGTAAAAAACCCTGAGACTTTTTAA
- a CDS encoding DUF4923 family protein, with amino-acid sequence MKPITLFLAATMIIGGASLTSCNKYEEGPTISLLPAKTRVVGTWEVEKYVDADGTETAGDDNDPVYNFTKDGDVTITFGSTTIDGTWLLDSDNENITISYSLGSISFSDDSKIIRLTNKEFWIENDNGDETHLKAK; translated from the coding sequence ATGAAACCAATTACATTATTTCTCGCAGCCACTATGATAATTGGTGGTGCATCATTGACTTCTTGTAACAAGTATGAAGAAGGACCTACCATTTCATTATTACCAGCTAAAACTAGGGTTGTCGGAACTTGGGAAGTTGAAAAGTACGTTGATGCCGATGGTACCGAAACTGCTGGTGACGATAACGATCCAGTGTACAATTTCACTAAAGATGGTGATGTTACCATTACTTTCGGAAGCACAACAATTGATGGCACCTGGCTATTGGATAGTGACAATGAAAACATTACCATTAGCTATTCGCTAGGCTCGATTAGCTTCAGTGATGATTCCAAAATCATTCGTCTTACTAACAAAGAGTTTTGGATTGAAAATGACAATGGTGACGAGACGCACTTAAAAGCAAAGTAA
- a CDS encoding alpha-ketoacid dehydrogenase subunit alpha/beta: MATSTASKKKTTTSATPNKETLKKAFELMSTAKALTELYEENKAITAKYVHATSRGHEAVQLALGMQLKPQDFVAPYYRDDSILLGMGITPFELMLQVLAKRSDIFSGGRTYYSHPSLNREDMPKIPHQSSATGMQAIPTTGVAMGVQYKELQGIDKDLEDKPVVVCSLGDASCTEGEVSEALQMAVLKQLPIIYFVQDNNWDISASADEIRAQDMTKFAQGFNGLEVRTIDGANFIESYECLNEVIDLVRKERRPVLVHAKVPLLNHHTSGVRMEWYRDDLEEAKSRDPFPVLKNQMLDAGFSEADLEAIENEAKVLVAADYEKALAEEDPKPEDLTDYIFAPTPITEEKGERAPAGKEATVMVDSALFAIRELMEEHPECLLYGQDVGKRLGGVFREAATLAQKFGDSRVFNTPIQEAFIIGSTVGMSAVGLKPIVEVQFADYIWPGLNQLFTEVSRSYYLSNGKWPVSMILRVPIGAYGSGGPYHSSSVESVVTNIRGVKVAYPSTGADLKGLMKAAYYDPNPVVMFEHKGLYWSKIKGTEGAKTIEPDADYVIPFGKARTVLTADDEFVKSGESVAVITYGRGVYWSLEAEKQYKGQVEIIDLRTLNPIDEEAMYMAAKKHSKVIIVTEESVECSFSLGLVARIQKNCFEYLDAPVEIVGSIDTPAIPLNSTLEATLLPNGEKVAQKISEILAY, encoded by the coding sequence ATGGCAACTTCAACGGCTTCCAAAAAAAAGACGACAACAAGTGCTACTCCCAATAAAGAAACGCTAAAAAAGGCGTTTGAATTGATGTCAACCGCCAAGGCGTTGACTGAATTATATGAGGAAAACAAGGCAATTACCGCCAAATATGTTCACGCAACATCACGCGGACATGAAGCTGTTCAATTGGCCTTGGGAATGCAATTGAAGCCACAGGATTTTGTTGCTCCATATTACAGAGATGATAGTATTTTGCTTGGAATGGGCATTACTCCGTTTGAGTTGATGCTACAAGTGTTAGCCAAAAGAAGTGATATTTTCTCTGGAGGAAGAACCTATTATTCTCACCCTAGTTTGAATAGAGAGGATATGCCAAAAATACCTCATCAAAGTTCAGCCACTGGTATGCAAGCTATTCCTACCACTGGAGTAGCGATGGGTGTTCAGTACAAAGAATTGCAAGGAATAGATAAAGATCTGGAAGACAAACCAGTAGTGGTTTGTTCGTTGGGTGATGCTTCATGCACAGAAGGCGAGGTTTCTGAGGCTTTGCAAATGGCGGTGCTGAAACAATTACCCATCATCTATTTTGTGCAAGATAATAACTGGGACATTTCTGCAAGTGCTGATGAAATCAGAGCTCAAGACATGACCAAATTTGCTCAAGGGTTCAACGGTCTGGAAGTACGCACTATTGACGGGGCGAATTTTATAGAATCTTATGAGTGTTTAAATGAAGTCATTGACTTAGTTAGAAAAGAAAGAAGGCCCGTTCTAGTACATGCTAAAGTTCCATTACTCAACCACCACACTTCAGGGGTGAGAATGGAGTGGTATAGAGACGATCTGGAAGAAGCAAAATCAAGAGACCCATTCCCAGTCCTGAAAAATCAAATGCTAGATGCAGGATTTTCTGAAGCTGATCTTGAAGCCATCGAAAATGAGGCAAAAGTATTGGTTGCTGCCGATTATGAAAAAGCATTAGCTGAGGAAGACCCTAAACCAGAAGACTTAACCGATTACATCTTTGCTCCGACACCTATTACAGAGGAAAAAGGAGAAAGGGCTCCAGCTGGAAAAGAAGCTACTGTAATGGTAGACTCCGCCTTATTCGCCATAAGAGAATTAATGGAAGAGCACCCTGAGTGCCTCCTTTACGGACAAGATGTAGGTAAAAGACTTGGTGGTGTTTTTAGAGAAGCTGCAACCTTAGCTCAAAAATTTGGAGATAGCAGGGTTTTTAACACGCCAATTCAAGAAGCGTTTATTATTGGTTCAACCGTTGGAATGTCTGCAGTGGGATTAAAGCCTATTGTTGAAGTTCAATTTGCAGACTATATCTGGCCAGGATTAAATCAGTTATTTACTGAGGTGAGCAGATCATACTACTTAAGTAACGGAAAGTGGCCTGTGAGCATGATTCTAAGAGTTCCGATCGGAGCATACGGTTCTGGAGGTCCATACCACTCAAGTAGTGTGGAATCAGTTGTAACCAATATTCGAGGAGTTAAAGTGGCTTATCCGAGTACTGGAGCAGACCTCAAAGGCTTGATGAAAGCTGCTTATTACGACCCGAATCCAGTCGTGATGTTTGAACACAAAGGATTATACTGGAGTAAGATCAAAGGAACTGAAGGTGCAAAAACGATCGAACCAGATGCAGATTATGTAATTCCTTTTGGAAAGGCGCGAACAGTTTTAACTGCTGATGATGAATTTGTGAAATCAGGCGAATCAGTTGCCGTAATTACTTATGGAAGAGGGGTGTATTGGTCCTTAGAAGCCGAAAAACAGTATAAAGGACAAGTTGAAATCATCGACTTAAGAACATTAAACCCAATTGATGAAGAGGCAATGTATATGGCTGCCAAAAAGCACAGCAAGGTGATCATTGTAACCGAAGAGTCGGTTGAGTGTAGTTTTTCTCTTGGACTTGTAGCTCGAATTCAAAAGAACTGTTTTGAATATTTGGATGCGCCTGTTGAAATTGTTGGTTCTATCGACACACCTGCTATTCCACTAAACTCAACTTTGGAAGCAACCTTGCTGCCGAATGGAGAAAAAGTAGCTCAAAAAATATCAGAAATACTGGCTTACTAA
- a CDS encoding YgaP family membrane protein codes for MKKNMGMADRVIRVIIAAVFAVLYFMEVISGTLGVVLLILGGVFVLTSLIGFCPLYLPFGIKTCKSE; via the coding sequence ATGAAAAAGAACATGGGTATGGCAGATAGAGTGATCAGAGTGATCATCGCTGCAGTTTTTGCTGTTTTGTATTTTATGGAGGTTATTTCGGGAACTTTGGGAGTAGTATTGCTAATTCTTGGTGGAGTTTTCGTTTTAACTAGCTTAATTGGTTTTTGTCCGCTTTATCTTCCTTTCGGAATCAAGACGTGCAAGTCGGAATAA
- a CDS encoding nuclear transport factor 2 family protein, translating to MSNIIEKFYTAFAEKDWETMQACYHDEVTFEDPAFGKLYGEEAKKMWRMLCEQGKDLKIEFSKIEVSETSGKAHWEAWYTFSLTKRKIHNKIDAKFELKEGLILKHSDNFNLHKWASQAFGFKGWIFGGTNFFRKKFRAQARKSLKRYKAG from the coding sequence ATGAGTAATATCATCGAAAAATTCTACACCGCTTTTGCTGAAAAAGACTGGGAAACCATGCAGGCTTGTTATCACGATGAGGTGACCTTTGAAGATCCAGCATTTGGAAAGCTGTATGGAGAAGAAGCCAAGAAAATGTGGCGAATGTTGTGCGAGCAAGGTAAGGATCTGAAGATTGAATTTTCTAAAATTGAGGTTAGTGAAACTTCAGGAAAAGCACACTGGGAAGCATGGTATACTTTTTCTTTAACCAAAAGAAAGATTCACAATAAGATCGATGCAAAGTTTGAGTTGAAGGAGGGTTTAATCCTAAAGCATTCAGACAATTTCAACCTTCACAAGTGGGCTTCACAAGCATTTGGCTTTAAGGGCTGGATATTTGGGGGTACTAACTTCTTCAGGAAAAAATTCCGAGCGCAAGCTAGAAAGTCGCTGAAACGATACAAAGCAGGGTAA
- a CDS encoding DNA polymerase III subunit alpha, with protein sequence MYVNTHTYYSLRYGTLSPDRLLSLAAQAGVEVLAVTDINNTSAAIKVMREAKNYNLQVVPGIDFRNGVKQLFVAIPENNEGFEEINSYLTPFLQNKTHVEGGVVEIPPKAPNFKHVKVIYPYQKGGSYDLAPHEYIGIEPKDLDYIRIKKVNLEKGVILQTVTFQNKKDFNAHRLLRAIDKNTLLSKLPKSEQGEFYHRLLPLERLLALYEDYPAVIANTKRVLQSAVTFDFSENATPQNQQCYGSSHEEDEALLLRLCEEGMTYRYDEVTPEIEQRLLKEVDTIKKMGFISYFLINWDIVKYARSQGYYYVGRGSGANSLVAYLLRITDVDPIELDLYFERFINLYRLNPPDFDIDFSWRDRDDMTRYIFERFKNVALVATFNTFQYRSMIRELGKVFGMPKMEIDKLISGTLQPWEYTELSDLVMKYSRYIHGFPSHLSIHASGIIIAEKSINYFSPTFMPPKGYPTVQFDMHLAEDVKLFKFDILSQRGLGKIKDALTIIKANGEEQAEIDIHDMRHLKQDERIKKMLREADAIGCFYVESPAMRMLLRKLEVEDYLGLVAASSVIRPGVAQSGMMQTYIQRTRKPEKRKEAHPVLLNLMPETFGVMVYQEDVIKVAYHFAGLSLGEADKMRRGMSGKYRSRDEFEAVKQKFFHNCIHEKGHSKELTAEVWRQTESFAGYAFAKGHSASYAVESYQSLYLKAYYPLAYMVATINNYGGFYRTELYVHEAKMHGGIIHTPCVNKSTYETCLEGKNIYLGFHLLHSFDLKTAARIEQERNLNGGFTSFNDFLDRVSISLEQITILIRINAFRFTGVDKRTLLWEAHFKLQKSSNKIPETALRDLFRIERPEYQIPELENSWQEDAFDQMELLSFSLYSPFQLIDEEHEERQFIPACELSNYVDQIVWVRGYLIHRKRTSTKGGDEMFFGTFLDENGAWLDTVHFPKIARAFPFRGPGVYEVKGKIVEDFGCYTVEAELMEKSKVMEDPRYTEVRDEEKEKKVVTRNRRIDYWA encoded by the coding sequence ATGTACGTCAATACGCATACCTATTACAGTTTGCGATACGGGACGCTCAGCCCCGATCGACTGTTGTCTCTGGCAGCTCAAGCCGGAGTGGAAGTATTGGCGGTTACAGACATTAATAACACCTCTGCGGCCATAAAGGTAATGCGTGAAGCAAAGAATTATAACCTTCAGGTAGTGCCGGGAATTGATTTTAGAAATGGCGTAAAACAACTTTTTGTTGCAATTCCTGAAAACAATGAAGGTTTTGAAGAGATCAACAGTTACCTCACCCCTTTTCTTCAAAACAAAACTCATGTAGAGGGAGGTGTCGTAGAAATACCCCCTAAAGCTCCCAATTTTAAGCATGTAAAAGTGATTTATCCTTATCAGAAAGGAGGCTCGTATGACTTAGCACCTCATGAGTACATTGGGATAGAACCAAAAGATTTGGACTATATCCGGATAAAGAAAGTGAATTTGGAAAAAGGTGTGATTCTCCAAACGGTGACTTTTCAGAATAAGAAAGACTTTAATGCACATCGTTTACTTCGAGCGATTGATAAGAACACATTACTAAGTAAGCTGCCAAAATCAGAACAAGGAGAGTTTTATCATCGCTTGTTACCTTTGGAGCGGCTGCTAGCGTTATACGAAGATTACCCAGCGGTAATAGCGAACACAAAAAGGGTTTTACAAAGTGCCGTAACGTTTGATTTTTCAGAGAATGCAACACCGCAAAATCAACAGTGTTATGGAAGTTCACACGAGGAAGATGAAGCACTGCTCCTTCGGCTCTGTGAAGAAGGAATGACCTACCGTTATGATGAGGTAACTCCCGAAATCGAGCAGCGGTTATTAAAGGAGGTAGATACCATCAAAAAAATGGGGTTCATTTCTTATTTTCTCATTAATTGGGATATTGTAAAGTATGCCCGTTCTCAAGGGTATTACTATGTAGGTAGGGGAAGTGGAGCTAACTCTTTGGTGGCTTATTTGCTCCGAATTACGGATGTAGATCCTATCGAACTGGATTTATATTTTGAACGATTCATCAATTTGTACCGACTGAACCCTCCAGATTTTGACATTGATTTTTCGTGGCGAGACCGGGATGACATGACGCGATATATCTTCGAGCGATTCAAGAATGTAGCATTGGTAGCCACATTTAATACCTTTCAGTATCGATCAATGATCAGAGAGTTGGGAAAGGTGTTTGGAATGCCCAAAATGGAAATTGACAAACTTATTTCAGGAACTTTACAACCATGGGAATATACGGAGCTGTCTGATCTGGTTATGAAATACAGTCGTTATATCCACGGGTTTCCCAGTCACCTCAGTATTCATGCCAGCGGAATCATAATTGCTGAGAAATCCATCAACTATTTTAGTCCTACGTTTATGCCTCCCAAGGGATACCCAACGGTTCAGTTTGATATGCACCTTGCAGAAGATGTAAAGCTCTTTAAGTTTGACATTTTGAGCCAGAGAGGGCTGGGGAAAATCAAAGATGCATTAACAATAATTAAAGCGAACGGGGAGGAGCAAGCTGAAATTGACATTCACGATATGCGTCACCTCAAACAGGACGAACGAATCAAAAAAATGCTTCGAGAAGCGGATGCAATAGGCTGCTTCTATGTGGAGTCTCCAGCCATGCGCATGCTCTTACGAAAACTTGAAGTGGAGGATTATTTGGGGTTGGTAGCAGCCAGCTCGGTAATCCGTCCAGGAGTAGCTCAGTCGGGAATGATGCAGACGTATATTCAACGCACTAGAAAACCTGAGAAACGAAAAGAGGCTCATCCTGTTTTGCTCAACTTAATGCCAGAAACGTTTGGCGTAATGGTTTATCAGGAAGATGTGATTAAGGTAGCGTATCATTTTGCTGGATTAAGTCTAGGAGAAGCTGATAAGATGAGGCGAGGAATGTCTGGGAAATATCGTTCGAGAGACGAATTTGAGGCGGTGAAACAGAAGTTTTTTCACAACTGTATCCACGAAAAAGGACATAGCAAAGAACTTACGGCTGAAGTTTGGAGACAGACAGAAAGTTTTGCGGGTTACGCATTTGCCAAGGGACATTCAGCATCGTATGCGGTAGAAAGTTATCAGAGTTTATACCTCAAGGCTTATTATCCATTGGCGTATATGGTTGCAACAATCAATAATTATGGAGGTTTTTATCGAACAGAACTCTACGTACACGAGGCAAAAATGCACGGAGGAATTATTCATACACCTTGTGTGAATAAAAGCACCTACGAAACATGTCTTGAAGGAAAAAACATTTACTTAGGTTTCCATCTACTTCATTCATTTGATTTAAAAACGGCAGCTCGAATCGAACAAGAACGAAATCTTAATGGAGGGTTTACATCTTTTAATGACTTTCTAGATCGTGTTTCTATCTCACTGGAGCAAATAACCATTTTAATTCGCATTAATGCCTTTCGTTTTACAGGAGTAGATAAACGAACGTTGTTATGGGAAGCTCATTTTAAATTACAAAAATCATCAAATAAGATTCCAGAGACAGCTTTGAGAGACTTGTTCAGAATAGAGCGCCCGGAATATCAGATTCCCGAACTGGAAAACTCTTGGCAGGAAGATGCTTTTGATCAGATGGAATTACTCAGTTTTTCTTTGTACTCTCCTTTTCAATTGATTGATGAAGAGCATGAAGAAAGGCAGTTTATACCAGCATGTGAACTGTCAAATTATGTTGATCAGATTGTTTGGGTGAGGGGCTACTTGATTCATCGGAAACGGACATCTACCAAAGGTGGAGACGAAATGTTTTTCGGGACTTTTCTGGATGAAAATGGTGCTTGGTTAGACACGGTTCACTTCCCCAAAATAGCAAGAGCTTTTCCTTTTAGAGGGCCAGGAGTGTATGAAGTAAAAGGAAAAATAGTGGAAGATTTTGGCTGCTATACGGTAGAAGCAGAACTGATGGAAAAATCGAAGGTAATGGAAGATCCTCGCTATACTGAAGTGAGAGACGAAGAAAAGGAAAAGAAAGTAGTAACCAGAAATAGAAGAATAGATTATTGGGCCTGA
- a CDS encoding acyl-CoA thioesterase has product MLELKIRLDWSEMDMFQHINNVSYFKFAQANRINILERVGLQKSFAESGVGPTLAHTECDFKKELSFPGNVIIRSTIKEIKNTSFVIQHQFYNDNDELCANAMDVIVVYDYENGKKECIPTEIREELEKL; this is encoded by the coding sequence ATGCTTGAACTAAAAATCAGGTTAGACTGGAGTGAGATGGATATGTTTCAGCATATCAACAATGTTTCTTATTTCAAATTTGCTCAGGCAAATCGCATTAATATTCTGGAGAGGGTCGGACTACAAAAATCGTTTGCAGAATCAGGTGTTGGACCAACTTTAGCTCATACAGAATGTGACTTTAAGAAAGAGCTATCCTTCCCTGGAAATGTAATCATCAGATCGACCATAAAAGAAATCAAAAACACCAGCTTTGTTATTCAGCATCAATTCTACAATGACAATGACGAATTATGCGCCAATGCAATGGATGTGATCGTTGTTTACGACTATGAAAATGGAAAAAAGGAATGCATTCCAACGGAAATCAGAGAGGAATTAGAGAAACTATAA
- the trhO gene encoding oxygen-dependent tRNA uridine(34) hydroxylase TrhO: protein MQLYNKLSAEERAQLIDESGEDRLTISFYQYHHIKNPTIFRNYLFVNWNEQEVLGRIYIASEGINAQLSVPSRRFYEFKEFLDSIPFLKDIRLNIAIEQDNKSFLKLKVKVRNKIVADGLNDDTFDVTNKGVHLSAKEFNEMLADPNTICVDMRNHYESEIGHFQGAVTPDVDTFRDSLDIIEEDLKDHKEDKNLVMYCTGGIRCEKASAYYKHKGFKNVYQLEGGIIEYVRQTKADNLENKFIGKNFVFDHRRGERVSDDVISQCHQCGAPCDEHVNCDNQACHLLFIQCKSCREKMNNCCSDECMSVAALPEDEQKKLRRGRSVSNKIFKKGRSEALRFKK, encoded by the coding sequence ATGCAACTGTACAATAAATTAAGTGCTGAAGAAAGAGCTCAACTCATTGATGAGTCAGGCGAGGATCGTTTGACCATATCTTTCTATCAGTACCATCATATTAAGAATCCCACGATTTTTAGAAACTACTTATTTGTAAATTGGAATGAGCAAGAAGTTTTAGGAAGGATTTACATTGCTTCTGAGGGAATTAACGCGCAGTTATCTGTTCCCTCAAGAAGGTTTTATGAATTTAAAGAATTCCTAGATTCTATTCCTTTTCTAAAAGATATTCGTTTGAATATTGCGATTGAGCAGGACAATAAGTCTTTCTTAAAACTTAAGGTGAAAGTTAGAAACAAAATTGTCGCTGATGGCTTGAATGACGATACGTTTGATGTTACGAATAAAGGGGTTCATTTATCAGCTAAAGAGTTCAATGAAATGTTGGCAGATCCGAATACCATTTGCGTAGACATGAGAAATCATTACGAGAGCGAAATTGGTCATTTCCAAGGAGCCGTAACTCCTGATGTGGATACGTTTAGAGATTCCTTGGACATCATTGAAGAGGATCTAAAAGACCATAAAGAGGATAAAAACTTGGTGATGTATTGCACAGGTGGAATTCGTTGTGAGAAAGCTAGCGCCTATTATAAGCACAAAGGCTTCAAGAATGTTTATCAACTTGAAGGGGGTATTATAGAATACGTTAGACAAACCAAAGCAGATAACTTGGAAAATAAGTTTATTGGTAAAAACTTCGTTTTCGATCACAGAAGGGGAGAAAGGGTTTCAGATGACGTTATTTCTCAGTGTCATCAGTGTGGAGCACCATGTGACGAGCACGTTAATTGTGATAATCAGGCCTGTCACTTGCTTTTTATTCAATGTAAATCGTGTCGGGAAAAAATGAACAATTGTTGCTCAGACGAATGCATGTCAGTTGCTGCGCTTCCAGAAGATGAGCAAAAGAAGCTGAGAAGAGGAAGATCGGTTAGTAACAAGATCTTTAAAAAAGGAAGGTCAGAAGCATTACGATTTAAAAAATAG
- a CDS encoding ferredoxin: MISVTLQRDKCIGCNYCYEIAPELFMMSKKDGKSVLLNSMDKRGFHTIRTSDDLRDKALQTKEVCPVKIIKVHDCKGK, from the coding sequence GTGATATCCGTAACCTTACAAAGAGACAAGTGTATAGGGTGCAACTATTGTTATGAGATAGCACCAGAGCTATTTATGATGTCTAAAAAAGATGGAAAGAGTGTTTTACTCAATAGTATGGATAAGAGAGGGTTTCACACCATTCGAACTTCTGACGATCTGAGGGATAAAGCTCTGCAAACGAAAGAGGTTTGTCCAGTTAAAATCATTAAAGTACACGATTGTAAGGGGAAATAG
- a CDS encoding TetR/AcrR family transcriptional regulator yields the protein MKETKADRTKAFILEKVSPIFNAQGYAGTSLSDVLNATGLTKGSVYGNFENKEDLAQKAFNYNLMQVLKPLQDAIAKEKSAIKKLKAITEYYRNYYVKMDELGGCPILNVVNDAKHVNDPLYKDAVEASKILMSNIHEIIELGIKQKKFKKKTNSKELAILIYSMIQGAVFVAYIEHNDRPLIYVADQIDTIIKSYRK from the coding sequence ATGAAAGAGACGAAAGCAGATCGAACTAAAGCGTTTATTCTAGAAAAAGTATCCCCGATTTTTAATGCACAGGGTTATGCCGGAACCAGCTTGAGTGATGTTTTGAACGCAACAGGCTTAACGAAGGGTTCCGTTTATGGTAATTTTGAAAATAAGGAAGACTTGGCGCAAAAAGCATTCAATTATAATTTAATGCAAGTTTTGAAGCCACTTCAAGATGCCATTGCTAAAGAGAAAAGTGCGATTAAGAAACTCAAAGCAATCACTGAGTATTATCGTAACTATTATGTAAAGATGGACGAACTAGGAGGTTGTCCGATACTTAATGTAGTGAATGATGCAAAACATGTAAATGATCCACTCTATAAGGATGCCGTAGAGGCATCAAAGATTCTGATGTCTAACATTCATGAGATCATTGAACTTGGCATTAAGCAAAAGAAATTTAAGAAGAAAACTAATTCAAAAGAGTTAGCAATCTTGATTTATTCAATGATACAAGGAGCCGTTTTTGTGGCGTATATTGAACATAACGATAGACCACTCATTTATGTGGCTGATCAGATAGATACTATTATTAAATCTTATCGTAAATAG
- a CDS encoding peptidase U32 family protein — MQKIELMAPAGNWEAMRAAVKAGADSIYFGVEQLNMRARPAANFTVEDLKEIGEYCGEHNVRTYLTLNTIIYDHDLSIVKTLINAVKENNITAVIASDQAVINYASSIGVEVHISTQLNVTNIETVKFYAHFADVMVLSRELSLRQVKKITDEIEREQIKGPSGNLIEIEIFGHGALCMAVSGKCYLSLHSNNSSANRGACIQNCRRTYTVTDKETGYELEIDNEYIMSPKDLCTINFLDQVVASGIKVLKIEGRGRAPEYVLTTVRCYREAIDAIADGTYGPDKVKGWMDELNKVYNRGFWSGYYLGQKMGEWHDQNGSKATQKKVYIAKGAHYYPKTKIAEFLVEAQKVEQGDKVLITGPTTGIVEATLDNFFVNGQPAEVAVKGDSLTFALAERIRTTDKLYKLIPNPDLK; from the coding sequence ATGCAAAAGATTGAATTAATGGCGCCTGCCGGAAACTGGGAGGCAATGAGAGCAGCGGTTAAAGCTGGGGCAGACAGCATATATTTTGGTGTGGAACAACTCAACATGCGTGCGCGCCCTGCTGCCAATTTTACGGTGGAAGATCTTAAGGAGATTGGTGAATATTGCGGAGAGCATAATGTGAGAACTTATTTAACGTTAAACACGATTATTTACGACCATGATTTGTCGATTGTTAAAACGCTGATCAATGCGGTGAAAGAAAATAATATTACTGCAGTAATTGCTTCTGACCAAGCCGTGATCAATTATGCATCTTCCATTGGAGTGGAGGTACATATTTCTACTCAACTCAATGTCACGAACATCGAGACCGTAAAATTCTACGCTCACTTTGCTGATGTAATGGTTTTGAGCCGAGAATTGAGTTTGCGTCAAGTAAAGAAAATAACAGATGAGATTGAAAGAGAGCAGATCAAAGGACCGTCTGGAAATCTGATCGAGATAGAGATCTTCGGACATGGAGCGTTATGTATGGCGGTGAGTGGGAAGTGTTACCTTTCACTACACTCCAATAACTCATCAGCAAATAGAGGAGCGTGCATTCAGAACTGTAGAAGAACGTATACCGTTACGGATAAAGAAACGGGTTACGAATTGGAGATTGATAACGAGTACATCATGTCACCTAAAGATCTGTGCACAATTAACTTTTTAGACCAAGTAGTAGCATCTGGAATAAAAGTGCTGAAGATCGAAGGTAGAGGAAGAGCTCCTGAGTATGTTTTGACAACTGTTCGATGTTATCGTGAAGCTATCGATGCAATTGCTGATGGAACTTATGGACCTGATAAGGTTAAAGGTTGGATGGATGAATTGAATAAAGTCTACAACCGAGGCTTCTGGAGTGGATACTACCTAGGTCAGAAAATGGGAGAGTGGCATGACCAAAATGGATCAAAAGCTACCCAGAAGAAAGTTTATATTGCTAAAGGCGCGCATTATTATCCCAAAACAAAGATTGCAGAATTTTTAGTGGAGGCGCAGAAGGTGGAGCAAGGAGATAAGGTATTGATCACGGGGCCTACTACAGGAATTGTGGAAGCGACATTAGACAATTTTTTCGTAAACGGTCAACCGGCCGAAGTTGCCGTTAAGGGGGATAGTTTAACCTTTGCACTGGCGGAGAGAATTCGAACCACTGATAAGCTTTATAAGTTAATTCCAAATCCAGATCTAAAGTGA